A window of Equus caballus isolate H_3958 breed thoroughbred chromosome 10, TB-T2T, whole genome shotgun sequence contains these coding sequences:
- the ATF5 gene encoding cyclic AMP-dependent transcription factor ATF-5: MSLLATLGLELDRALLPAGGLGWLVDYGKLPLAPAPLGPYEVLGGALEGGLPAGGEPLAGDGFSDWMTERVDFTALLPLEPPLPPGALPPPSPPPPDLEAMASLLKKELEQMEDFFLDAPLLPPSSPPPPPPPPPPPPPPPAPSLPLPLPTFDLPQPPALDTLDLLAIYCRSEAGQGDSGLAPLPPPQQPPPPPPQPSRAAPYPHPAATRGDRKQKKRDQNKSAALRYRQRKRAEGEALEGECQGLEARNRELRERAESVEREIQYVKDLLIEVYKARSQRTRSS, translated from the exons ATGTCACTCCTGGCgaccctggggctggagctggacaGGGCCCTGCTCCCAGCTGGCGGGCTGGGCTGGCTTGTAGACTATGGGAAACTccccctggcccctgccccccTGGGGCCCTATGAGGTCCTTGGGGGAGCCCTGGAGGGCGGGCTTCCAGCGGGGGGAGAGCCCCTGGCAG GTGACGGCTTCTCTGACTGGATGACTGAGCGGGTTGACTTTAcagccctcctccctctggaGCCCCCCTTACCCCCAGgagccctccccccaccttccccacccccacctgacCTGGAAGCCATGGCCTCCCTCCTCAAGAAGGAGCTGGAGCAGATGGAAGACTTCTTCCTTGATGCCCCACTCCTCCCACCATCCTCcccaccaccgccgccgccgccaccaccaccgccaccaccaccaccagcaccctccctgcccctccccctccccacctttgACCTCCCTCAGCCCCCTGCCCTGGACACCCTTGACTTGCTGGCCATCTACTGCCGCAGTGAGGCCGGGCAGGGCGACTCGGGGTTGGcgcccctgcctcccccacagcagccccctcctcctccacctcaaCCCTCTCGCGCGGCCCCCTACCCCCATCCTGCCGCCACCCGAGGGGACCGCAAGCAAAAGAAGAGAGACCAGAACAAGTCGGCAGCTCTGAGGTACCGCCAGAGGAAGCGGGCAGAGGGCGAGGCCCTGGAGGGCgagtgccaggggctggaggcgCGGAACCGGGAGCTGAGGGAGAGGGCTGAGTCGGTGGAGCGGGAGATCCAGTACGTCAAGGATCTGCTCATCGAAGTGTACAAGGCTCGAAGCCAGAGGACCCGCAGCAGCTAG